In one window of Euwallacea similis isolate ESF13 chromosome 4, ESF131.1, whole genome shotgun sequence DNA:
- the LOC136408204 gene encoding uncharacterized protein isoform X2 has translation MSKNNKVQPSEKIHMFKERQHHVQYYYIKAMFLLLEKKQVVFPLTVFLLVLVLFGHIYSLLGKPKNFPNQHVAVKIAEHVADLCLTASILIVILYLPKNGRNFFQFFTSLYPEGNKLLGPLLAMKKHHFWRNFLICNICIGSLITFDACFFLINFGWDTYKYLIFSDVQFYLYNLVLLLLLALARKMELRFSELNELLEYKTENFLKTNTNPKNENEVESHLSFILNSEHFYSVRTFRVMHYDLCKLVKRFNEMFGRIILSTVVFSIANILAKVTFIIDFYVTPRSEEEKQKWAVFMGIIGFWIFASAIFLVRILRGTSDQGGRKNHKNLFLFVK, from the exons atgtctaaaaacaACAAAGTACAACCATCAGAAAAGATCCACATGTTCAAGGAAAGGCAGCATCACGTGCAGTATTACTACATCAAAGCAATGTTCTTATTACTGGAAAAAAAGCAAGTTGTATTTCCTTTGACTGTGTTTCTATTAG TTTTAGTGCTGTTCGGGCATATTTACTCCTTGCTAGGCAAGCCgaagaattttccaaatcagCACGTAGCCGTGAAAATAGCAGAGCATGTGGCCGACCTTTGCCTGACTGCCAGCATACTCATCGTTATACTctatttgccaaaaaatggCAGAAATTTCTTTCAGTTCTTCACCAGCTTGTATCCTGAAGGAAACAAGCTATTAGGGCCATTGCTTGCAATGAAGAAACACCACTTTTGGAGGAACTTCCTGATCTGCAATATTTGTATCGGGAGCCTAATTACCTTTGATGCCTGcttttttctgattaatttCGGATGGGATACGTACAAGTACCTCATCTTCAGCGACGTGCAGTTTTACCTTTACAACTTGGTCCTCTTACTACTGTTGGCACTGGCCAGAAAAATGGAATTGAGATTTTCGGAGTTGAACGAATTGCTGGaatataaaactgaaaattttttaaaaacgaacaCCAATCCAAAGAATGAGAACGAGGTCGAGTCGCACCTCAGCTTCATCCTAAACTCGGAGCATTTCTACAGTGTGAGGACTTTTAGGGTGATGCACTACGATTTGTGCAAACTGGTCAAACGGTTCAATGAAATGTTTGGTAGAATCATTTTATCCACGGTAGTGTTCAGCATAGCGAATATCTTGGCGAAGGTAACCTTCATTATCGATTTCTATGTCACCCCAAGGAGTGAGGAGGAGAAGCAGAAATGGGCAGTTTTCATGGGAATTATTGGCTTCTGGATTTTTGCTA GCGCAATCTTTCTTGTTCGCATTCTACGGGGAACAAGTGACCAAGGAGGGAGAAAAAACCACAAGAATCTGTTtctatttgttaaataa
- the LOC136408204 gene encoding uncharacterized protein isoform X1 — protein MSKNNKVQPSEKIHMFKERQHHVQYYYIKAMFLLLEKKQVVFPLTVFLLVLVLFGHIYSLLGKPKNFPNQHVAVKIAEHVADLCLTASILIVILYLPKNGRNFFQFFTSLYPEGNKLLGPLLAMKKHHFWRNFLICNICIGSLITFDACFFLINFGWDTYKYLIFSDVQFYLYNLVLLLLLALARKMELRFSELNELLEYKTENFLKTNTNPKNENEVESHLSFILNSEHFYSVRTFRVMHYDLCKLVKRFNEMFGRIILSTVVFSIANILAKVTFIIDFYVTPRSEEEKQKWAVFMGIIGFWIFASMAQSFLFAFYGEQVTKEGEKTTRICFYLLNKVPFQPKNNDQKLVQEELTNFAFQSYSHIPCLSAGGFFDVNFRVLGLMISSVTSYLMVIIQFLLRQQNSNN, from the exons atgtctaaaaacaACAAAGTACAACCATCAGAAAAGATCCACATGTTCAAGGAAAGGCAGCATCACGTGCAGTATTACTACATCAAAGCAATGTTCTTATTACTGGAAAAAAAGCAAGTTGTATTTCCTTTGACTGTGTTTCTATTAG TTTTAGTGCTGTTCGGGCATATTTACTCCTTGCTAGGCAAGCCgaagaattttccaaatcagCACGTAGCCGTGAAAATAGCAGAGCATGTGGCCGACCTTTGCCTGACTGCCAGCATACTCATCGTTATACTctatttgccaaaaaatggCAGAAATTTCTTTCAGTTCTTCACCAGCTTGTATCCTGAAGGAAACAAGCTATTAGGGCCATTGCTTGCAATGAAGAAACACCACTTTTGGAGGAACTTCCTGATCTGCAATATTTGTATCGGGAGCCTAATTACCTTTGATGCCTGcttttttctgattaatttCGGATGGGATACGTACAAGTACCTCATCTTCAGCGACGTGCAGTTTTACCTTTACAACTTGGTCCTCTTACTACTGTTGGCACTGGCCAGAAAAATGGAATTGAGATTTTCGGAGTTGAACGAATTGCTGGaatataaaactgaaaattttttaaaaacgaacaCCAATCCAAAGAATGAGAACGAGGTCGAGTCGCACCTCAGCTTCATCCTAAACTCGGAGCATTTCTACAGTGTGAGGACTTTTAGGGTGATGCACTACGATTTGTGCAAACTGGTCAAACGGTTCAATGAAATGTTTGGTAGAATCATTTTATCCACGGTAGTGTTCAGCATAGCGAATATCTTGGCGAAGGTAACCTTCATTATCGATTTCTATGTCACCCCAAGGAGTGAGGAGGAGAAGCAGAAATGGGCAGTTTTCATGGGAATTATTGGCTTCTGGATTTTTGCTAGTATG GCGCAATCTTTCTTGTTCGCATTCTACGGGGAACAAGTGACCAAGGAGGGAGAAAAAACCACAAGAATCTGTTtctatttgttaaataaagtgCCATTTCAACCAAAGAACAATGACCAAAAACTGGTGCAAGAAGAGCTGACTAACTTTGCGTTTCAAAGTTACTCGCATATTCCTTGTCTCTCTGCGGGAGGATTCTTCGATGTTAACTTTAGGGTTTTGGGATTAATGATTTCCAGTGTGACTTCTTATTTAATGGTCATAATACAGTTCCTGTTGAGGCAgcaaaatagtaataattga